One genomic region from Hyalangium ruber encodes:
- a CDS encoding DUF3526 domain-containing protein produces the protein MIFTIARKEWVDLTRDGRFRAAAVFISLLAAMGLVAGARHLQTTRAEREEGRRLTRQQWLEQGEKNPHSAAHYGVWAFKPESPLAAFDRGLEPYLGVAVYLEAHKQNLARYRPAMDSTTTARFGELTGAGVLQLLIPLLVILLTFSAFTAEREGGTLRLLLSTGVRRHQLVLGKALGVGLALLILLVPLLVLAVGVLLALGASASDTLTRIAVLVLGYALYLGSFIFLGLAVSATVRSSRLSLVVLLGCWALNGLLVPRLASDMASTWAPAPSVEGFSRRIAEDYEKGMNGHDPADARRVALENEVLARYGVTSKQELPINFDGLALQAGEEYSNRVHALHFGELWGTYRRQEGLHRAFALAAPLLALRALSSALAGTDLEAHLHFTREAEAYRQLLVRQMNDAVTHRSRTGDWTYKANKALWQEVSDFQPVLRPWSHALQDQGISLALLAGWLLLTAVLALRTGARMSAV, from the coding sequence ATGATCTTCACCATCGCACGCAAGGAATGGGTGGATCTCACCCGGGATGGACGCTTCCGCGCGGCAGCCGTCTTCATCTCACTCCTGGCCGCCATGGGCCTCGTGGCGGGAGCACGGCACCTGCAGACCACGCGCGCCGAGCGCGAGGAGGGTCGCCGCCTCACACGCCAGCAGTGGCTGGAGCAGGGCGAGAAGAACCCCCACTCCGCCGCTCACTATGGGGTGTGGGCCTTCAAACCCGAATCTCCGTTGGCCGCTTTCGACCGAGGGCTGGAGCCCTACCTCGGGGTGGCCGTGTACCTGGAAGCGCACAAGCAGAACCTGGCGCGATACCGCCCGGCCATGGACTCGACCACAACGGCGCGTTTTGGCGAACTCACCGGAGCGGGCGTGTTGCAGCTCCTCATCCCGCTGCTCGTCATCCTCCTCACCTTCTCGGCCTTCACCGCCGAGCGTGAGGGCGGCACGCTACGGCTGCTGCTGAGCACGGGGGTACGCCGCCACCAGCTCGTGCTCGGAAAGGCGCTCGGGGTGGGGCTGGCGCTGCTGATCTTGCTGGTGCCGCTGCTCGTGCTGGCGGTGGGTGTGCTGCTCGCGCTGGGAGCCAGCGCCTCGGACACGCTCACCCGCATCGCGGTGCTGGTGCTGGGCTACGCGCTCTACCTGGGCAGCTTCATCTTCCTGGGACTGGCGGTCAGCGCCACGGTCCGCTCCTCGCGCCTGTCCCTGGTGGTCCTGCTGGGATGCTGGGCACTCAACGGGCTGCTGGTGCCACGGCTGGCCTCGGACATGGCGAGCACGTGGGCGCCCGCCCCTTCCGTGGAGGGCTTCAGCCGCCGGATCGCCGAGGACTACGAGAAGGGCATGAACGGGCATGATCCGGCGGACGCACGGCGAGTCGCACTCGAGAACGAGGTGCTGGCCCGCTACGGGGTGACCTCCAAGCAAGAGCTGCCCATCAACTTCGATGGTCTGGCGTTGCAGGCCGGTGAGGAGTACAGCAACCGCGTGCATGCCCTGCACTTCGGCGAGCTGTGGGGGACGTATCGCCGCCAGGAGGGTTTGCACCGCGCCTTCGCACTCGCGGCGCCGCTGCTGGCCCTGCGCGCCCTTTCCTCGGCGCTGGCCGGCACGGACCTGGAGGCCCACCTCCACTTCACCCGCGAGGCGGAGGCCTACCGACAGCTCCTGGTGCGGCAGATGAACGACGCCGTCACTCATCGCTCGCGCACGGGAGACTGGACCTACAAGGCGAACAAGGCCCTCTGGCAGGAGGTGTCGGACTTCCAACCCGTCCTGCGCCCCTGGAGCCATGCGCTCCAGGATCAGGGCATCTCCCTGGCGCTGCTCGCCGGCTGGCTCCTGCTGACGGCAGTGCTCGCCTTGCGCACTGGGGCGCGCATGAGCGCTGTTTAA
- a CDS encoding DUF3526 domain-containing protein, with translation MSLLRHEWRLLAADRTLIVTASLLLALMVLGLYNGWRFTHELTARQEAIAAEETARRAQLAHQAEALLQAKDDSIPAWKSPTRPFPVGNRLVQPMATLPPGPLNAFAIGQLDLLPTSFQVSLLGQVADFGQEPLDHPAHLSTGSLDLAFVLLYLLPLFVLALSFDLLSREHEDGTLRLVLVQAGSLRRWVLGRLVVRALTVLGLCALAGGAGYLVTGASGGMARLLAWMGLVAAYGAFWFALALAVNALGRGSATNALLLVSLWLLMVVVIPAAVQLGVSQLYPVPSRVALVGAARQAAAEAEKEGSQLLARYYQDHPELAPQDGKADTFLPTYLAVQSEAARRTAPVLESFQTQLTHQQQMLGALRFLSPALAFQQALQDVAGTGHSRHAHFLQQVSVFHEDWRSALLPRAFAQQVLGAEAHHGLPRFTWREQPVAEALSAAAVGLLALLLPTIAALTFGLLRLRRYPVGGSGFPASTG, from the coding sequence ATGTCCCTACTCCGACACGAGTGGCGCCTGCTCGCGGCCGATCGCACCCTGATTGTTACCGCCTCGCTCCTGCTGGCCTTGATGGTGCTGGGCCTCTACAACGGCTGGCGCTTCACGCATGAGCTGACCGCCCGTCAGGAGGCGATCGCCGCCGAGGAGACGGCACGGCGCGCTCAACTTGCCCATCAGGCAGAGGCCCTCCTCCAAGCGAAGGATGACAGCATCCCGGCCTGGAAGAGCCCCACCCGTCCCTTCCCCGTGGGCAACCGGCTCGTCCAGCCCATGGCCACCCTGCCTCCCGGCCCGCTGAACGCCTTCGCCATCGGGCAGTTGGATCTGCTGCCCACCTCCTTCCAGGTCTCCCTGCTGGGGCAGGTGGCGGACTTCGGCCAGGAACCGCTCGATCACCCCGCGCATCTCTCGACCGGCTCGCTGGATCTGGCCTTCGTGCTCCTCTACCTGCTGCCGCTGTTCGTGCTGGCGCTCTCCTTCGATCTGCTCTCACGCGAGCACGAGGATGGAACCCTGAGGCTGGTGCTCGTCCAGGCCGGCAGCCTGCGCCGCTGGGTGCTGGGGCGGCTGGTGGTGCGTGCGCTCACCGTGCTGGGGCTGTGCGCGCTGGCGGGAGGCGCGGGCTACCTCGTGACAGGGGCCTCGGGCGGCATGGCGCGGCTGCTCGCCTGGATGGGGCTGGTCGCTGCCTATGGTGCCTTCTGGTTTGCGCTCGCGCTGGCGGTGAACGCGCTCGGGCGCGGCTCAGCCACCAACGCCCTGCTGCTGGTGAGCCTCTGGCTCCTGATGGTGGTGGTCATACCCGCCGCGGTACAGCTGGGCGTCAGCCAGCTCTACCCCGTGCCCTCACGGGTGGCACTGGTTGGCGCGGCTCGGCAGGCCGCGGCCGAAGCGGAGAAGGAAGGCAGCCAACTGCTCGCGCGCTATTACCAGGATCACCCAGAGCTGGCTCCCCAGGACGGCAAGGCCGACACCTTCCTTCCCACCTACCTGGCCGTCCAGAGCGAGGCGGCGCGGCGTACCGCTCCTGTCCTCGAATCCTTCCAGACCCAGCTCACCCACCAGCAGCAGATGCTCGGGGCCTTGCGTTTCCTCTCCCCTGCGCTGGCTTTCCAGCAAGCGCTGCAGGACGTGGCGGGAACGGGACACTCACGCCACGCGCACTTCCTCCAGCAGGTCAGCGTCTTCCATGAGGACTGGCGCTCCGCACTGCTGCCCCGCGCCTTCGCGCAGCAGGTGCTCGGCGCGGAAGCGCATCACGGCTTGCCACGCTTCACCTGGCGGGAACAGCCGGTGGCCGAGGCGCTCTCCGCAGCCGCCGTGGGGTTGCTCGCCCTCTTGCTACCCACGATCGCGGCGCTGACCTTTGGCCTCCTTCGCCTGCGGCGCTACCCCGTGGGAGGCTCCGGCTTCCCCGCGTCTACCGGCTGA
- a CDS encoding PQQ-binding-like beta-propeller repeat protein, whose protein sequence is MGSARIASPGNHRRRTGLLAALVLCLAVACRTPPPPPAAPPSAPPPSPPVVSAPSPAPAPVPAPVAPARPAPRVFDVAANETQLASYRVTIKDKQLGAPPPWMAQVFPERYSEAPGVFTFRGDSTRTGGAWGTCPMKERKLELVWTANTTPGKPPWRGGAGWTGQPVIVQWPDVMRHSMSKLGRRRFEKGFVEVIQGSLDGSVYFLDLRTGRATRPPIVTGNPIKGSVSLDPRAYPLLFVGQGIPQKKPIGLHVYNLITHKEVFFLSGKDKASPRRWGAFDSSGLLNRATDSYLLGGENGLFYALRLNTNFDAIKLTLKVRPEVLRYRYTPTDSAHYGIENSISVVGNLAFFADNGGTLQAIDLRTFQPVWAFPAGDDTDASIPVELEEGRPVLYTGTEVDKTGPSGKAWLRKLDGLTGQVLWERSYPCQGARTPKKVDAGVFATPLVGTGDIGDRVLFTLSRCPGFTEGLMVALDKATGEEVWRKPLDNYAWSSPTACKDEQGHTFILQGDILGTVHLLDGRTGEELDSLKLSGLIEASPAIFGDMAVLATRGQWIHGLRLR, encoded by the coding sequence ATGGGAAGTGCCCGGATTGCTTCTCCGGGGAATCATCGGCGCCGCACGGGGCTCCTCGCGGCGCTCGTGCTGTGTCTCGCCGTCGCATGCCGCACGCCTCCGCCGCCTCCGGCCGCGCCTCCCTCCGCTCCGCCCCCCAGTCCCCCTGTCGTCTCCGCGCCCTCCCCTGCTCCCGCGCCAGTTCCGGCTCCCGTAGCGCCCGCCAGGCCCGCCCCCCGAGTCTTCGACGTCGCGGCGAACGAGACGCAGCTCGCCAGCTACCGGGTGACGATCAAGGACAAGCAGCTCGGCGCGCCTCCTCCCTGGATGGCCCAGGTCTTCCCCGAGCGCTACTCGGAGGCGCCCGGAGTCTTCACCTTCCGCGGAGACTCCACCCGCACCGGCGGCGCCTGGGGCACCTGCCCCATGAAGGAGCGGAAGCTCGAGCTCGTCTGGACCGCCAACACCACTCCGGGCAAGCCGCCCTGGCGTGGCGGCGCGGGATGGACGGGCCAGCCCGTCATCGTCCAATGGCCGGACGTCATGCGCCACTCGATGAGCAAGCTGGGCCGCCGCCGCTTCGAGAAGGGCTTCGTCGAGGTCATCCAGGGCTCCCTGGATGGCTCGGTGTACTTCCTGGACCTGCGCACGGGCCGGGCCACGCGGCCGCCCATCGTCACCGGCAACCCCATCAAGGGCAGCGTCTCGCTGGACCCTCGCGCCTACCCGCTGCTCTTCGTCGGCCAGGGCATCCCCCAGAAGAAGCCCATCGGGCTGCACGTCTACAACCTCATTACCCACAAAGAGGTCTTCTTCCTGTCCGGCAAGGACAAGGCCTCGCCGCGCCGCTGGGGCGCCTTCGACAGCTCTGGGCTGCTCAACCGCGCCACCGATAGCTACCTGCTGGGCGGTGAGAACGGGCTGTTCTACGCCCTGCGACTCAACACCAACTTCGACGCCATCAAGCTGACGCTCAAGGTGCGCCCCGAGGTGCTGCGCTACCGCTACACGCCCACCGATAGCGCGCACTACGGCATCGAGAACTCCATCTCCGTGGTGGGCAACCTGGCCTTCTTCGCCGACAACGGCGGCACGCTGCAGGCGATCGATCTGCGCACCTTCCAGCCGGTGTGGGCCTTCCCCGCCGGAGACGACACCGACGCCAGCATCCCCGTGGAGCTCGAAGAGGGCCGCCCCGTGCTCTACACCGGCACCGAGGTGGACAAGACAGGCCCCAGCGGCAAGGCCTGGCTGCGCAAGCTGGACGGACTCACGGGCCAGGTCCTCTGGGAGCGCTCCTATCCGTGCCAGGGCGCGCGCACGCCGAAGAAGGTGGACGCCGGCGTGTTCGCCACGCCCCTGGTGGGCACGGGCGACATTGGAGACCGCGTCCTCTTCACCCTCTCGCGCTGCCCGGGCTTCACCGAGGGCCTGATGGTGGCGCTCGACAAGGCCACCGGCGAGGAGGTGTGGCGCAAGCCCCTGGACAACTACGCCTGGTCCTCGCCCACCGCGTGCAAGGACGAGCAGGGCCACACCTTCATCCTCCAGGGTGACATCCTCGGCACCGTCCACCTGCTCGACGGGCGCACCGGCGAGGAGCTGGACTCGCTGAAGCTCAGCGGCCTCATCGAGGCCTCTCCCGCCATCTTCGGAGACATGGCGGTGCTCGCCACCCGGGGACAGTGGATCCACGGCCTGCGCCTGCGCTGA